GTTGGCAACAATGTCATATTCAATTTTTCTAATTTTTTGTATTAACAAAAAAGTTTTATAAGAATTTGTTGACCCTTTTGCATATTGATTGACTCTTGAGTGCAAATTTTTTGCTTTTCCAACATATAAAAGTGAACTATTTTCATCATAAAAACGATAAACACCTGTTTTTTTAGGCAGATTTGTACTCTTAATTAGTTGGTCAAAATTTTCCATAATGTTCCTTTAATAATAAAATTATAATTAATTTTTTGAAATACTGTTATGATTTAGTAAAAATTTGATATAATTATTATTTAAACTATTGGATTACTTGGAGGAAGAAAATGGATTTTGAATCCTATAAAAGAACGGCAGAACCTAAAATAAAACAAATTAAAAAAGTTAGCAAAATTTTTTTAGCGCTTTTTTTCACCTTTTTACTTGTTTTTATCGGCTTGTTGACTTATTATATACTTCAAGTTAATGGTGAAGAAGGATTTCGAACCGAATTTGTCGAGGCAACTTGACTTGCAATAGCATTATTGTCAGCTGTAATTGCAATAGTTTTTTTAGTTTCTTTTTTTATCGGAATTTATAAAATAAAAGCGATGAAAAAAGTTGAAAAAAATATCGAAAGTCAACTAAAAGAACTTTAAAATTTTTAATTTAAGTTCAAAAAACCCTTGAATTTATTGCCTTTTTTGTTTCTTTAAAAAAAATTAGCACTTTTTGCTTGTGAGTGCCAAAAAATATGTTATACTATTTGTTGTCATAGAAAAAAAGACAAATTTTTTATTTTTTATTTTTTTAAATGAAAGGAAAACATAATATGGCAAAAGAAATAATTTTAGGTATTGACTTAGGAACAACAAACTCAGTTGTTGCAATTATTGAAAATCAAAAACCTGTTGTTCTTGAAAATCCTAACGGAAAAAGAACAACTCCTTCTGTTGTTGCATTTAAAAACGGTGAGGAAATTGTTGGTGATGCGGCAAAACGTCAGTTAGAAACTAACCCTGAAGCAATCGCATCTGTTAAAAGATTAATGGGTAGCGATAAAACTGTTCGTGCTAACCAAAGAGACTACAAACCTGAAGAAATTTCAGCAAAAATTCTTGCATATTTAAAAGAATATGCTGAAAAAAAGATTGGTCACAAAGTTTCAAAAGCTGTTATCACAGTTCCTGCTTATTTTGATAATGCTCAACGTGAAGCGACAAAAAATGCCGGGAAAATCGCAGGATTAGAAGTTGAAAGAATAATTAATGAACCAACAGCTGCCGCACTTGCATTTGGTCTTGACAAAACAGAAAAAGAAATGAAAGTGCTTGTTTATGACTTAGGTGGTGGAACTTTTGACGTTTCAGTTCTTGAATTATCTAACGGAACTTTTGAAGTTTTATCAACAAGTGGTGATAACCATTTAGGTGGTGATGACTGGGATAATCAAATCGTTGAATGAATGGTTAAAAGAATTAAAGAAGAGTACGATTTTGATGCAAAAAGCGACAAAATGGCACTTACTCGTCTAAAAGAAGAAGCTGAAAAAACCAAAATTAACCTATCAAATCAAAGTGTTTCAACAATTTCCTTACCATTTTTAGGTCTAGGAAAAAATGGCCCAATCAACGTTGAACTTGAACTAAAAAGATCAGACTTTGAAAAAATGACAGCTCACCTAATTGACCGTACAAGAAAACCAATCGTTGATGCCTTAAAACAAGCAAAAATTGAAGCTAGCGACCTTGACGAGGTTCTTCTTGTTGGTGGATCAACACGTATGCCGGCTGTTCAGACAATGATTGAACACACTTTAAATAAAAAGCCAAATCGTTCAATAAATCCTGATGAAGTTGTGGCAATTGGTGCTGCAATTCAAGGTGGAGTTCTTGCTGGTGAAATTAGTGATGTTTTATTATTAGACGTTACTCCTTTAACTTTAGGAATTGAAACCTTAGGTGGAGTTTCAACCCCGTTAATTCCAAGAAATACAACAATTCCGGTAACAAAATCACAAATTTTCTCAACAGCCGAGGACAATCAAACCGAAGTTACAATTTCTGTAGTTCAAGGTGAAAGACAACTTGCTGCTGATAACAAAATGTTAGGTCGCTTTAATCTTTCAGGAATCGAGCCTGCTCCTCGTGGTCTTCCACAAATTGAAGTTAGTTTTTCAATTGACGTTAACGGAATTACAACTGTTTCAGCAAAAGATAAAAAAACTGGAAAAGAACAGACAATTACAATTAAAAATACTTCAACTTTATCTGAAGAAGAAATTAACAGAATGATTCAAGAAGCCGAAGAAAATCGTGAAGCTGATGCAATCAAAAAAGATAAAATTGAAACAACAGTTCGTGCCGAAGGTCTTATTAATCAACTTGAAAAATCAATAACTGATCAAGGTGAAAAAATTGATCCTAAACAAAAAGAACTTCTTGAAAAACAAATTCAAGAACTCAAAGATCTTTTAAAAGAAGAAAAAATTGACGAACTAAAAACAAAATTAGACCAAATTGAGCAAGCAGCCCAAGCTTTTGCCCAAGCAAGTGCTCAACAAGCTAACAGTGCAAGTGAAACTGATTCAGATTCAAATACAATTGATGCTGAAATCAAACAAAATTAAAACCTAAAATTTATAAAAAACACACTTGCTTTTTAGCAGTGTGTCTTTTTATATTAATATTTAAGACTTTTGCTTTAAAAAGTCTTAAATTTTTATTATTTTTCCCAAAATAATAAAAAAGTTTTTAAATTTAAAAAAGGAAATGTCAATTTTATGGCAAAACAAGATTACTATAAAACTTTAGGAATTGACAAAAACGCAACATTATCTGATATTAAAAAAGCCTATCGAAACTTAGTTAATATTTACCACCCTGATAAAAACACAAAAAAATCACCCGAAGAACAAAAACAAGCTGAAGAAAAATTCAAAGAAATTCAAGAAGCTTACGAAATTCTTTCCGATGATTCAAAAAGAAGTCAGTATGACCGTTATGGCCATTCGGCATTTGATCAACAAGGTGGCGGTGGTTTTTCTGGATTTGGCGGTTTTGATTTTGCTGATATTTTTTCAAGTTTTA
The DNA window shown above is from Mesomycoplasma ovipneumoniae and carries:
- the dnaK gene encoding molecular chaperone DnaK, encoding MAKEIILGIDLGTTNSVVAIIENQKPVVLENPNGKRTTPSVVAFKNGEEIVGDAAKRQLETNPEAIASVKRLMGSDKTVRANQRDYKPEEISAKILAYLKEYAEKKIGHKVSKAVITVPAYFDNAQREATKNAGKIAGLEVERIINEPTAAALAFGLDKTEKEMKVLVYDLGGGTFDVSVLELSNGTFEVLSTSGDNHLGGDDWDNQIVEWMVKRIKEEYDFDAKSDKMALTRLKEEAEKTKINLSNQSVSTISLPFLGLGKNGPINVELELKRSDFEKMTAHLIDRTRKPIVDALKQAKIEASDLDEVLLVGGSTRMPAVQTMIEHTLNKKPNRSINPDEVVAIGAAIQGGVLAGEISDVLLLDVTPLTLGIETLGGVSTPLIPRNTTIPVTKSQIFSTAEDNQTEVTISVVQGERQLAADNKMLGRFNLSGIEPAPRGLPQIEVSFSIDVNGITTVSAKDKKTGKEQTITIKNTSTLSEEEINRMIQEAEENREADAIKKDKIETTVRAEGLINQLEKSITDQGEKIDPKQKELLEKQIQELKDLLKEEKIDELKTKLDQIEQAAQAFAQASAQQANSASETDSDSNTIDAEIKQN